From a single Paraburkholderia sp. FT54 genomic region:
- a CDS encoding acyl-CoA dehydrogenase C-terminal domain-containing protein: MTTYIAPLRDMHFVMNELAGLDALSSLPGCEDATPELAGAVLEEAAKFATEVLAPLNKTGDEQGARLSRDGVIAADGFGAAYQQFVEGGWNGLSGDPDYGGQGLPELLHAATVEMWNSANMSFALCPLLTAGATEALRLHGSQELKAGYLPNLIGGEWTGTMNLTESQAGSDLAAVRAKAVPERDHYRLYGQKIFITWGDHDMTGNVIHLVLARTPDAPEGVRGISLFLVPKFLVNADGSLGQRNDVHCVSLEHKLGIHASPTCVMSFGDQDGAIGYLVGQENKGLAHMFTMMNEARQKVGIQGLAMAERAYQQAREYAKERIQGKPAASKSSTAVAIIQHPDVRRMLLTMKAQVEAMRGFAYVMAANADYAHRHPDATERNRYQTRVDLLIPVLKGWCTEVGQEIASLGVQVHGGMGFIEETGACQYLRDARISTIYEGTTGIQAADLVGRKLAMDQGAAMAELIAQMRQLTAELDRSADTRLVPVGTAVAAGVQALEEATAWMLRALAKDVDEALASSFDYLMLTGYVCGGWQMARAALAASKKSAAGEDPDFHEAKLATVRFYADKILPKANSHLEMIRSGASSATDIAVEQF; the protein is encoded by the coding sequence GCTACCGGGCTGTGAGGACGCGACGCCGGAACTCGCCGGCGCCGTGCTCGAGGAGGCCGCAAAGTTCGCCACGGAAGTGCTTGCGCCGCTCAATAAGACCGGCGACGAGCAGGGCGCGCGCCTGAGCCGCGATGGCGTCATCGCGGCAGACGGCTTCGGGGCGGCCTATCAGCAATTCGTCGAAGGAGGCTGGAACGGGCTCAGTGGCGATCCTGACTACGGCGGCCAGGGTCTGCCGGAACTGCTGCATGCGGCAACCGTGGAGATGTGGAATTCCGCCAACATGTCGTTCGCCCTGTGCCCGCTGTTGACGGCGGGCGCCACCGAGGCATTGCGACTGCACGGCTCACAGGAACTCAAGGCCGGCTACTTGCCGAACCTCATTGGCGGCGAGTGGACCGGCACGATGAACCTGACCGAATCGCAAGCCGGTTCGGACCTTGCGGCCGTTCGTGCGAAAGCCGTTCCTGAGAGAGATCACTACCGCCTGTATGGCCAGAAGATCTTCATCACGTGGGGCGACCATGACATGACCGGCAACGTCATCCATCTCGTGCTGGCGCGCACGCCCGACGCGCCCGAAGGCGTGCGCGGCATTTCACTTTTTCTGGTGCCCAAGTTCCTCGTGAACGCCGACGGCTCGTTGGGACAACGCAACGATGTTCACTGTGTGTCTCTCGAACATAAGCTCGGCATTCACGCGAGTCCGACCTGCGTGATGAGTTTCGGCGATCAGGACGGCGCGATCGGCTATCTGGTCGGCCAGGAAAACAAGGGACTCGCGCATATGTTCACGATGATGAACGAGGCCCGCCAGAAGGTCGGCATTCAAGGACTCGCGATGGCCGAGCGCGCGTATCAACAGGCGCGTGAATACGCGAAAGAGCGGATTCAGGGCAAGCCGGCCGCAAGCAAGTCGAGCACTGCCGTGGCGATCATTCAGCATCCGGACGTGCGGCGCATGTTGCTGACCATGAAGGCTCAGGTGGAGGCGATGCGAGGGTTCGCCTACGTGATGGCGGCGAACGCGGACTACGCGCACCGGCATCCCGACGCGACGGAACGCAACCGCTATCAGACCCGTGTCGATCTGCTGATACCGGTGCTGAAGGGCTGGTGCACTGAAGTGGGTCAGGAGATCGCGTCGCTCGGCGTGCAGGTGCACGGCGGAATGGGCTTCATCGAAGAGACCGGCGCGTGCCAGTACCTGCGCGACGCCCGCATTTCAACGATCTACGAGGGCACGACGGGCATCCAGGCAGCGGACCTTGTGGGCCGCAAGCTTGCCATGGACCAGGGGGCGGCAATGGCTGAGCTGATTGCGCAGATGCGCCAGCTAACGGCTGAACTGGACCGAAGCGCGGATACGCGCCTTGTTCCGGTCGGAACCGCGGTGGCCGCCGGCGTGCAGGCGCTGGAGGAGGCCACCGCGTGGATGCTTCGAGCCCTGGCGAAAGACGTGGACGAAGCATTGGCCAGTTCGTTCGACTATCTGATGCTCACCGGCTATGTGTGCGGTGGATGGCAGATGGCGCGCGCCGCGCTGGCCGCGTCGAAAAAAAGCGCTGCGGGCGAAGATCCGGACTTCCACGAGGCGAAGCTCGCAACGGTACGGTTCTACGCCGACAAGATACTGCCCAAAGCGAACTCGCATCTGGAGATGATCCGCTCAGGCGCGTCCAGCGCGACGGACATCGCTGTCGAACAATTCTGA
- a CDS encoding SDR family oxidoreductase gives MLVTRYLANDLFAGKTVFVTGGSSGINLGVAKNFAALGAQVAICGRTQEKLDTAATELRALGATVCPIVADVRDFAALEAAFAMSRAELGPMDVLVCGAAGNFLVPAEKLSPNGFKTVIDIDLLGAFNASRAAFEQLKETQGVIIYISAGMAYMPHAFQVHVGAAKAGIDMLMRNLALEWGRYGIRTNSIVPGPIEGTEGMKRLWSAERHEDFVNAIPLRRMGTVDDIGQSAVFLASPLASYISGCVVVCDGGQNLAGSALFNMGAEQMLRAQVR, from the coding sequence ATGCTGGTCACTCGATACCTGGCGAACGACCTGTTCGCCGGCAAGACCGTTTTCGTCACAGGCGGCAGCAGCGGCATCAATCTCGGCGTGGCGAAGAACTTCGCGGCCTTGGGCGCCCAAGTCGCCATCTGCGGCCGCACCCAGGAAAAGCTGGACACGGCTGCAACGGAACTGCGCGCACTCGGCGCCACGGTCTGCCCCATCGTTGCCGACGTGCGCGATTTCGCCGCGCTGGAGGCGGCTTTCGCCATGAGCAGAGCGGAACTGGGTCCCATGGACGTGCTGGTCTGCGGCGCAGCCGGCAATTTTCTGGTCCCGGCGGAGAAGCTCTCCCCGAACGGCTTCAAGACGGTTATCGACATCGATCTGCTTGGAGCCTTCAACGCGTCACGAGCGGCCTTCGAGCAGTTGAAGGAGACGCAGGGCGTCATCATCTATATTTCCGCGGGCATGGCGTACATGCCGCACGCCTTCCAGGTGCATGTGGGCGCCGCCAAGGCGGGCATCGATATGTTGATGAGAAACCTGGCGCTGGAGTGGGGGCGCTATGGTATTCGCACGAATAGCATCGTCCCCGGACCCATCGAGGGAACCGAAGGCATGAAGCGGCTGTGGAGCGCGGAGCGACACGAAGACTTCGTCAACGCCATTCCGCTGCGGCGCATGGGCACGGTGGACGACATTGGCCAGAGCGCGGTGTTTCTCGCTTCGCCGCTCGCTTCCTACATTTCCGGCTGTGTAGTCGTTTGCGATGGCGGCCAGAACCTGGCCGGTTCAGCGCTGTTCAACATGGGCGCGGAGCAGATGCTGCGTGCTCAGGTGAGGTGA
- a CDS encoding OmpW family outer membrane protein has translation MEEKVKKVRYLPLLTGVMCAGALAQSAGSFIATGGATWIDYGMSSATPLQSTSAAGTFTSSGTTGQIHNTWTVETAFTYFITDNIAIDLATGVPPKLKLYAQGTVTPFGPGGPSLGLGNLQPLATTRAWPPILFLKYYFGAAQAKVRPFLGVGVNYTWYTSVQLNPTFNGALHTVAGPGGDVKASLSPSWNPAFNAGVSYNLSKNWYATASVTYMPLKTNATITAVAANGQTVLTNRTRITANPWIGFVGIGYRF, from the coding sequence ATGGAGGAAAAGGTGAAGAAAGTCAGGTATCTGCCCTTGTTGACGGGGGTAATGTGCGCCGGCGCACTGGCCCAGAGTGCGGGCAGTTTCATTGCGACAGGCGGCGCCACATGGATCGACTATGGCATGTCGTCGGCAACGCCATTGCAAAGCACTTCGGCGGCCGGCACCTTTACCTCATCAGGGACGACTGGCCAGATACACAATACCTGGACGGTCGAGACGGCGTTCACCTATTTCATCACGGACAACATCGCGATCGATCTGGCTACCGGCGTGCCGCCAAAGCTCAAGCTCTACGCCCAGGGCACGGTGACGCCGTTCGGCCCCGGCGGTCCGTCCCTCGGGCTGGGCAATCTGCAACCGCTCGCGACGACCAGAGCGTGGCCGCCAATTCTGTTCCTCAAGTACTACTTTGGCGCGGCGCAGGCGAAAGTGCGTCCCTTCCTCGGCGTGGGTGTCAACTACACGTGGTATACGTCGGTCCAGCTCAATCCGACATTCAATGGTGCGTTGCACACGGTCGCGGGGCCAGGAGGGGACGTCAAGGCATCGCTGAGCCCGTCGTGGAATCCTGCATTCAACGCGGGCGTCTCCTATAACTTAAGCAAGAACTGGTACGCCACGGCATCCGTGACGTATATGCCGCTCAAGACGAACGCGACCATCACTGCCGTCGCGGCCAACGGACAAACCGTGCTGACCAACAGGACGCGTATTACCGCCAATCCGTGGATCGGTTTCGTGGGGATCGGATATCGGTTCTAG